From one Lycium ferocissimum isolate CSIRO_LF1 chromosome 5, AGI_CSIRO_Lferr_CH_V1, whole genome shotgun sequence genomic stretch:
- the LOC132056550 gene encoding large ribosomal subunit protein eL36z-like, giving the protein MAPPNTGLSVGLNKGHVVTKKDLAPRPSDRKGKTSKRIHFVRSLIREVAGFAPYEKRITELLKVGKDKRALKVAKRKLGTHKRAKKKREEMSSVLRKMRATGGAEKKK; this is encoded by the exons ATGGCGCCGCCGAACACAGGACTTAGTGTGGGATTGAACAAAGGACATGTTGTTACCAAGAAGGACTTAGCTCCACGCCCTTCTGATAGAAAAGgg AAAACAAGCAAGAGAATCCACTTCGTCAGGAGCCTCATCAGAGAAGTCGCGGGATTTGCTCCATATGAGAAGAGGATTACTGAGCTTCTTAAAGTTGGCAAGGACAAGCGTGCATTGAAGGTAGCCAAGAGGAAGTTGGGTACTCACAAGAGggcaaagaagaagagagaggagATGTCTAGCGTTCTCCGTAAGATGAG GGCCACCGGAGGTGCTGAAAAGAAGAAGTGA
- the LOC132056551 gene encoding uncharacterized protein LOC132056551 isoform X3: protein MEPLTAHQEMSIDSDNHNDTVQEEKVLDDNEIKDYSGEEAGISKDPSLYTENAGAVENRISGNTDDGNPSDDGAVVDETHIQHDLDDGKASDDGVVGTEAISESPEATFVTSSYESEEDSLVAGKPEPTTEPKQKNFNNDEVAAASVINPNSTYEVNNQVGESNLEGSGYSRDSPPIEPSNLDTVVNPQSEPLLEPMIMHEEFVETQISFPTANVDLSKMPEVPIDGDKLNRDEVPGTASVSTTAYDHLGNDFKDMNASRSPFNSTDPGDIFTSAGIPAPSTISPALQALPGKVLVPASFDQVQGQALAALQALKVIESDVQPGDLCTRREYARWLVSASSALSSKSAIDYYRTTVSKVYPAMYIENVTDLAFDDVTSDDPDFPSIQGLAEAGLLSSKLSRRDMQSSSDDDQSPVFFCPESPLSRQDLVSWKMAIEKRQLPLVDQKSVQKFSGFIDADKIHPDAWPALVADLSSGEQGIVALAFGYTRLFQPHKPVTKAQAAIALATGEASDIVGEELARIEAESMAEKAVSAHNALVAEVEKDVNASFEKELLLEREKIDAVEKMAEEARRELESLRAQREEENLALMKERAAVDSEMEVFSRLRREVEEQLQTLMNDKLEISYDKERIEKLKKDAEFENQEIARLQYELEVERKALSLARTWAEDEAKKAREQAKTLEGARDRWQKQGIKVVVDNDLQEEANAGVTWQNAGTQSVESAVNRAETLVDKLKEMADTVRGKSKETIHMIIEKIMLLITMLKEWAQKAGRQTVEFKDATMSKMGSSVQGIQQSSAEVGSAFKDGVKRFAGDCRDGVEKISQKFKT, encoded by the exons ATGGAGCCCTTGACAGCACATCAAGAAATGTCGATCGATTCTGACAATCATAATGACACAGTTCAAGAGGAGAAAGTtttagatgataatgaaatcaaagattatAGTGGTGAAGAGGCAGGTATAAGCAAGGATCCATCTTTATACACAGAAAATGCTGGAGCTGTTGAAAAtagaattagtgggaatactgATGATGGGAATCCATCCGATGATGGTGCAGTCGTTGATGAGACCCATATTCAGCATGATTTGGATGACGGAAAAGCTAGTGATGATGGAGTAGTTGGTACTGAAGCCATATCTGAATCTCCTGAAGCTACCTTTGTGACGTCAAGCTATGAAAGTGAGGAAGACAGTCTTGTTGCGGGAAAACCAGAACCAACAACTGAACCAAAACAGAAGAACTTTAATAATGATGAAGTTGCAGCTGCATCAGTTATTAATCCAAATTCAACATATGAAGTTAATAACCAGGTGGGAGAATCTAATTTGGAGGGATCAGGATACTCGAGAGACTCACCTCCTATTGAGCCTTCTAACCTCGACACTGTTGTTAATCCACAATCAGAACCACTTCTAGAACCCATGATTATGCACGAAGAGTTTGTAGAGACTCAAATCTCATTTCCCACTGCCAATGTTGACCTGAGCAAAATGCCGGAGGTTCCAATTGATGGAGATAAGTTAAACAGAGACGAAGTGCCTGGTACAGCTTCAGTTTCAACAACAGCTTATGACCATCTTGGAAACGATTTTAAGGATATGAATGCAAGCAGATCACCTTTTAACTCAACGGATCCTGGGGATATCTTTACTTCTGCTGGTATTCCTGCTCCATCTACTATTTCTCCAGCTTTGCAGGCACTTCCGGGAAAGGTTTTAGTTCCTGCTTCCTTTGATCAAGTCCAAGGTCAAGCGCTCGCAGCATTACAAGCTTTGAAG GTTATTGAGTCTGATGTTCAACCTGGAGATCTTTGCACTCGGCGTGAGTATGCTCGTTGGTTGGTCTCTGCTAGTAGTGCTCTATCAAG CAAGAGTGCTATTGATTACTACAGAACCACTGTCTCAAAGGTCTACCCTGCTATGTACATTGAGAATGTTACTGATCTTGCCTTCGATGATGTTACATCTGATGATCCAGACTTCCCGTCTATACAAG GTTTGGCCGAAGCAGGGTTACTTTCCAGCAAGCTCTCAAGACGTGACATGCAGTCATCTTCGGATGATGACCAAAGTCCTGTCTTCTTCTGTCCCGAAAG TCCTTTATCACGTCAAGATCTTGTCAGCTGGAAGATGGCCATAGAGAAAAGACAGCTACCACTTGTTGACCAAAAG TCCGTACAGAAATTCTCTGGGTTCATAGATGCTGATAAGATTCATCCAGATGCATGGCCTGCGCTGGTAGCTGACTTGTCATCAGGTGAACAGGGAATAGTAGCACTTGCATTTG GGTACACAAGACTCTTCCAACCGCATAAACCTGTGACCAAAGCCCAAGCTGCTATTGCCCTAGCAACTGGTGAAGCTTCTGACATCGTTGGTGAGGAACTTGCACGCATTGAGGCTGAATCAATGGCTGAAAAAGCTGTTTCAGCCCATAATGCTCTGGTAGCTGAAGTTGAAAAAGATGTGAATGCAAGTTTTGAGAAGGAGCTCTTAttagaaagggaaaaaattgaTGCAGTGGAGAAGATGGCTGAGGAAGCAAGGAGAGAGTTGGAGAGTTTGAGAGCTCAGCGGGAGGAAGAGAATTTAGCTTTAATGAAGGAACGTGCTGCTGTTGATTCAGAAATGGAAGTTTTTTCCAGATTAAGACGCGAGGTAGAAGAACAATTACAGACTCTTATGAACGACAAATTAGAGATCTCATATGATAAAGAGAGGATCGAAAAGCTAAAGAAAGATGCAGAATTTGAAAACCAAGAGATAGCACGATTGCAGTATGAGCTGGAGGTCGAGAGGAAAGCATTATCCTTAGCTAG GACTTGGGCGGAAGACGAGGCTAAAAAAGCTAGAGAGCAAGCAAAAACCTTGGAAGGGGCTAGAGACCGCTGGCAGAAGCAAGGCATCAAAGTGGTAGTTGACAATGACCTGCAAGAAGAAGCCAATGCTGGAGTTACATGGCAGAATGCTGGAACTCAGTCCGTTGAATCGGCTGTTAACAGAGCTGAAACATTAGTGGACAAGCTCAAGGAAATGGCTGATACAGTGAGAGGGAAATCAAAAGAGACtattcatatgattattgaaaaaataatgttgCTGATCACCATGCTTAAGGAGTGGGCACAAAAGGCAGGCAGGCAAACAGTGGAGTTCAAGGATGCTACCATGTCGAAGATGGGAAGCTCAGTACAAGGAATACAGCAAAGCTCAGCTGAAGTTGGCTCGGCTTTCAAGGATGGTGTTAAGCGCTTCGCCGGTGATTGCAGGGACGGAGTCGAGAAAATCTCACAGAAATTCAAGACATGA
- the LOC132056551 gene encoding uncharacterized protein LOC132056551 isoform X1, which produces MSSLTTTWCPNSFQLRLAFTSKKPKAIFAGMRVGKLDYHGVRLVSIKMNGNNVSNGSGVEKRSSAGVNSTNSTDGFAGWSGADGAEKSSESQGKQNIAGIVGAGAAGIILVSGLTFAALSISRRSSIRIKQQMEPLTAHQEMSIDSDNHNDTVQEEKVLDDNEIKDYSGEEAGISKDPSLYTENAGAVENRISGNTDDGNPSDDGAVVDETHIQHDLDDGKASDDGVVGTEAISESPEATFVTSSYESEEDSLVAGKPEPTTEPKQKNFNNDEVAAASVINPNSTYEVNNQVGESNLEGSGYSRDSPPIEPSNLDTVVNPQSEPLLEPMIMHEEFVETQISFPTANVDLSKMPEVPIDGDKLNRDEVPGTASVSTTAYDHLGNDFKDMNASRSPFNSTDPGDIFTSAGIPAPSTISPALQALPGKVLVPASFDQVQGQALAALQALKVIESDVQPGDLCTRREYARWLVSASSALSSKSAIDYYRTTVSKVYPAMYIENVTDLAFDDVTSDDPDFPSIQGLAEAGLLSSKLSRRDMQSSSDDDQSPVFFCPESPLSRQDLVSWKMAIEKRQLPLVDQKSVQKFSGFIDADKIHPDAWPALVADLSSGEQGIVALAFGYTRLFQPHKPVTKAQAAIALATGEASDIVGEELARIEAESMAEKAVSAHNALVAEVEKDVNASFEKELLLEREKIDAVEKMAEEARRELESLRAQREEENLALMKERAAVDSEMEVFSRLRREVEEQLQTLMNDKLEISYDKERIEKLKKDAEFENQEIARLQYELEVERKALSLARTWAEDEAKKAREQAKTLEGARDRWQKQGIKVVVDNDLQEEANAGVTWQNAGTQSVESAVNRAETLVDKLKEMADTVRGKSKETIHMIIEKIMLLITMLKEWAQKAGRQTVEFKDATMSKMGSSVQGIQQSSAEVGSAFKDGVKRFAGDCRDGVEKISQKFKT; this is translated from the exons atgagTTCTTTAACTACAACATGGTGTCCAAACTCTTTTCAGCTTAGATTAGCATTCACTAGCAAAAAGCCTAAGGCAATATTTGCAGGAATGCGTGTAGGGAAGTTGGATTATCATGGGGTTCGTTTGGTTTCGATTAAAATGAATGGTAATAATGTGTCAAATGGTAGTGGAGTGGAAAAAAGAAGTAGTGCAGGGGTAAATTCGACTAATTCAACTGATGGTTTTGCTGGATGGTCTGGAGCTGATGGTGCTGAGAAATCTAGTGAGTCACAGGGAAAGCAGAATATCGCAG GGATTGTTGGAGCTGGAGCAGCTGGGATTATCCTTGTGTCTGGCCTTACCTTTGCTGCATTATCGATAAGCAGACGGAGTTCAATAA GAATTAAACAGCAGATGGAGCCCTTGACAGCACATCAAGAAATGTCGATCGATTCTGACAATCATAATGACACAGTTCAAGAGGAGAAAGTtttagatgataatgaaatcaaagattatAGTGGTGAAGAGGCAGGTATAAGCAAGGATCCATCTTTATACACAGAAAATGCTGGAGCTGTTGAAAAtagaattagtgggaatactgATGATGGGAATCCATCCGATGATGGTGCAGTCGTTGATGAGACCCATATTCAGCATGATTTGGATGACGGAAAAGCTAGTGATGATGGAGTAGTTGGTACTGAAGCCATATCTGAATCTCCTGAAGCTACCTTTGTGACGTCAAGCTATGAAAGTGAGGAAGACAGTCTTGTTGCGGGAAAACCAGAACCAACAACTGAACCAAAACAGAAGAACTTTAATAATGATGAAGTTGCAGCTGCATCAGTTATTAATCCAAATTCAACATATGAAGTTAATAACCAGGTGGGAGAATCTAATTTGGAGGGATCAGGATACTCGAGAGACTCACCTCCTATTGAGCCTTCTAACCTCGACACTGTTGTTAATCCACAATCAGAACCACTTCTAGAACCCATGATTATGCACGAAGAGTTTGTAGAGACTCAAATCTCATTTCCCACTGCCAATGTTGACCTGAGCAAAATGCCGGAGGTTCCAATTGATGGAGATAAGTTAAACAGAGACGAAGTGCCTGGTACAGCTTCAGTTTCAACAACAGCTTATGACCATCTTGGAAACGATTTTAAGGATATGAATGCAAGCAGATCACCTTTTAACTCAACGGATCCTGGGGATATCTTTACTTCTGCTGGTATTCCTGCTCCATCTACTATTTCTCCAGCTTTGCAGGCACTTCCGGGAAAGGTTTTAGTTCCTGCTTCCTTTGATCAAGTCCAAGGTCAAGCGCTCGCAGCATTACAAGCTTTGAAG GTTATTGAGTCTGATGTTCAACCTGGAGATCTTTGCACTCGGCGTGAGTATGCTCGTTGGTTGGTCTCTGCTAGTAGTGCTCTATCAAG CAAGAGTGCTATTGATTACTACAGAACCACTGTCTCAAAGGTCTACCCTGCTATGTACATTGAGAATGTTACTGATCTTGCCTTCGATGATGTTACATCTGATGATCCAGACTTCCCGTCTATACAAG GTTTGGCCGAAGCAGGGTTACTTTCCAGCAAGCTCTCAAGACGTGACATGCAGTCATCTTCGGATGATGACCAAAGTCCTGTCTTCTTCTGTCCCGAAAG TCCTTTATCACGTCAAGATCTTGTCAGCTGGAAGATGGCCATAGAGAAAAGACAGCTACCACTTGTTGACCAAAAG TCCGTACAGAAATTCTCTGGGTTCATAGATGCTGATAAGATTCATCCAGATGCATGGCCTGCGCTGGTAGCTGACTTGTCATCAGGTGAACAGGGAATAGTAGCACTTGCATTTG GGTACACAAGACTCTTCCAACCGCATAAACCTGTGACCAAAGCCCAAGCTGCTATTGCCCTAGCAACTGGTGAAGCTTCTGACATCGTTGGTGAGGAACTTGCACGCATTGAGGCTGAATCAATGGCTGAAAAAGCTGTTTCAGCCCATAATGCTCTGGTAGCTGAAGTTGAAAAAGATGTGAATGCAAGTTTTGAGAAGGAGCTCTTAttagaaagggaaaaaattgaTGCAGTGGAGAAGATGGCTGAGGAAGCAAGGAGAGAGTTGGAGAGTTTGAGAGCTCAGCGGGAGGAAGAGAATTTAGCTTTAATGAAGGAACGTGCTGCTGTTGATTCAGAAATGGAAGTTTTTTCCAGATTAAGACGCGAGGTAGAAGAACAATTACAGACTCTTATGAACGACAAATTAGAGATCTCATATGATAAAGAGAGGATCGAAAAGCTAAAGAAAGATGCAGAATTTGAAAACCAAGAGATAGCACGATTGCAGTATGAGCTGGAGGTCGAGAGGAAAGCATTATCCTTAGCTAG GACTTGGGCGGAAGACGAGGCTAAAAAAGCTAGAGAGCAAGCAAAAACCTTGGAAGGGGCTAGAGACCGCTGGCAGAAGCAAGGCATCAAAGTGGTAGTTGACAATGACCTGCAAGAAGAAGCCAATGCTGGAGTTACATGGCAGAATGCTGGAACTCAGTCCGTTGAATCGGCTGTTAACAGAGCTGAAACATTAGTGGACAAGCTCAAGGAAATGGCTGATACAGTGAGAGGGAAATCAAAAGAGACtattcatatgattattgaaaaaataatgttgCTGATCACCATGCTTAAGGAGTGGGCACAAAAGGCAGGCAGGCAAACAGTGGAGTTCAAGGATGCTACCATGTCGAAGATGGGAAGCTCAGTACAAGGAATACAGCAAAGCTCAGCTGAAGTTGGCTCGGCTTTCAAGGATGGTGTTAAGCGCTTCGCCGGTGATTGCAGGGACGGAGTCGAGAAAATCTCACAGAAATTCAAGACATGA
- the LOC132056551 gene encoding uncharacterized protein LOC132056551 isoform X2, whose product MSSLTTTWCPNSFQLRLAFTSKKPKAIFAGMRVGKLDYHGVRLVSIKMNGNNVSNGSGVEKRSSAGVNSTNSTDGFAGWSGADGAEKSSESQGKQNIAGIVGAGAAGIILVSGLTFAALSISRRSSIRIKQQMEPLTAHQEMSIDSDNHNDTVQEEKVLDDNEIKDYSGEEAGISKDPSLYTENAGAVENRISGNTDDGNPSDDGAVVDETHIQHDLDDGKASDDGVVGTEAISESPEATFVTSSYESEEDSLVAGKPEPTTEPKQKNFNNDEVAAASVINPNSTYEVNNQVGESNLEGSGYSRDSPPIEPSNLDTVVNPQSEPLLEPMIMHEEFVETQISFPTANVDLSKMPEVPIDGDKLNRDEVPGTASVSTTAYDHLGNDFKDMNASRSPFNSTDPGDIFTSAGIPAPSTISPALQALPGKVLVPASFDQVQGQALAALQALKVIESDVQPGDLCTRREYARWLVSASSALSRTTVSKVYPAMYIENVTDLAFDDVTSDDPDFPSIQGLAEAGLLSSKLSRRDMQSSSDDDQSPVFFCPESPLSRQDLVSWKMAIEKRQLPLVDQKSVQKFSGFIDADKIHPDAWPALVADLSSGEQGIVALAFGYTRLFQPHKPVTKAQAAIALATGEASDIVGEELARIEAESMAEKAVSAHNALVAEVEKDVNASFEKELLLEREKIDAVEKMAEEARRELESLRAQREEENLALMKERAAVDSEMEVFSRLRREVEEQLQTLMNDKLEISYDKERIEKLKKDAEFENQEIARLQYELEVERKALSLARTWAEDEAKKAREQAKTLEGARDRWQKQGIKVVVDNDLQEEANAGVTWQNAGTQSVESAVNRAETLVDKLKEMADTVRGKSKETIHMIIEKIMLLITMLKEWAQKAGRQTVEFKDATMSKMGSSVQGIQQSSAEVGSAFKDGVKRFAGDCRDGVEKISQKFKT is encoded by the exons atgagTTCTTTAACTACAACATGGTGTCCAAACTCTTTTCAGCTTAGATTAGCATTCACTAGCAAAAAGCCTAAGGCAATATTTGCAGGAATGCGTGTAGGGAAGTTGGATTATCATGGGGTTCGTTTGGTTTCGATTAAAATGAATGGTAATAATGTGTCAAATGGTAGTGGAGTGGAAAAAAGAAGTAGTGCAGGGGTAAATTCGACTAATTCAACTGATGGTTTTGCTGGATGGTCTGGAGCTGATGGTGCTGAGAAATCTAGTGAGTCACAGGGAAAGCAGAATATCGCAG GGATTGTTGGAGCTGGAGCAGCTGGGATTATCCTTGTGTCTGGCCTTACCTTTGCTGCATTATCGATAAGCAGACGGAGTTCAATAA GAATTAAACAGCAGATGGAGCCCTTGACAGCACATCAAGAAATGTCGATCGATTCTGACAATCATAATGACACAGTTCAAGAGGAGAAAGTtttagatgataatgaaatcaaagattatAGTGGTGAAGAGGCAGGTATAAGCAAGGATCCATCTTTATACACAGAAAATGCTGGAGCTGTTGAAAAtagaattagtgggaatactgATGATGGGAATCCATCCGATGATGGTGCAGTCGTTGATGAGACCCATATTCAGCATGATTTGGATGACGGAAAAGCTAGTGATGATGGAGTAGTTGGTACTGAAGCCATATCTGAATCTCCTGAAGCTACCTTTGTGACGTCAAGCTATGAAAGTGAGGAAGACAGTCTTGTTGCGGGAAAACCAGAACCAACAACTGAACCAAAACAGAAGAACTTTAATAATGATGAAGTTGCAGCTGCATCAGTTATTAATCCAAATTCAACATATGAAGTTAATAACCAGGTGGGAGAATCTAATTTGGAGGGATCAGGATACTCGAGAGACTCACCTCCTATTGAGCCTTCTAACCTCGACACTGTTGTTAATCCACAATCAGAACCACTTCTAGAACCCATGATTATGCACGAAGAGTTTGTAGAGACTCAAATCTCATTTCCCACTGCCAATGTTGACCTGAGCAAAATGCCGGAGGTTCCAATTGATGGAGATAAGTTAAACAGAGACGAAGTGCCTGGTACAGCTTCAGTTTCAACAACAGCTTATGACCATCTTGGAAACGATTTTAAGGATATGAATGCAAGCAGATCACCTTTTAACTCAACGGATCCTGGGGATATCTTTACTTCTGCTGGTATTCCTGCTCCATCTACTATTTCTCCAGCTTTGCAGGCACTTCCGGGAAAGGTTTTAGTTCCTGCTTCCTTTGATCAAGTCCAAGGTCAAGCGCTCGCAGCATTACAAGCTTTGAAG GTTATTGAGTCTGATGTTCAACCTGGAGATCTTTGCACTCGGCGTGAGTATGCTCGTTGGTTGGTCTCTGCTAGTAGTGCTCTATCAAG AACCACTGTCTCAAAGGTCTACCCTGCTATGTACATTGAGAATGTTACTGATCTTGCCTTCGATGATGTTACATCTGATGATCCAGACTTCCCGTCTATACAAG GTTTGGCCGAAGCAGGGTTACTTTCCAGCAAGCTCTCAAGACGTGACATGCAGTCATCTTCGGATGATGACCAAAGTCCTGTCTTCTTCTGTCCCGAAAG TCCTTTATCACGTCAAGATCTTGTCAGCTGGAAGATGGCCATAGAGAAAAGACAGCTACCACTTGTTGACCAAAAG TCCGTACAGAAATTCTCTGGGTTCATAGATGCTGATAAGATTCATCCAGATGCATGGCCTGCGCTGGTAGCTGACTTGTCATCAGGTGAACAGGGAATAGTAGCACTTGCATTTG GGTACACAAGACTCTTCCAACCGCATAAACCTGTGACCAAAGCCCAAGCTGCTATTGCCCTAGCAACTGGTGAAGCTTCTGACATCGTTGGTGAGGAACTTGCACGCATTGAGGCTGAATCAATGGCTGAAAAAGCTGTTTCAGCCCATAATGCTCTGGTAGCTGAAGTTGAAAAAGATGTGAATGCAAGTTTTGAGAAGGAGCTCTTAttagaaagggaaaaaattgaTGCAGTGGAGAAGATGGCTGAGGAAGCAAGGAGAGAGTTGGAGAGTTTGAGAGCTCAGCGGGAGGAAGAGAATTTAGCTTTAATGAAGGAACGTGCTGCTGTTGATTCAGAAATGGAAGTTTTTTCCAGATTAAGACGCGAGGTAGAAGAACAATTACAGACTCTTATGAACGACAAATTAGAGATCTCATATGATAAAGAGAGGATCGAAAAGCTAAAGAAAGATGCAGAATTTGAAAACCAAGAGATAGCACGATTGCAGTATGAGCTGGAGGTCGAGAGGAAAGCATTATCCTTAGCTAG GACTTGGGCGGAAGACGAGGCTAAAAAAGCTAGAGAGCAAGCAAAAACCTTGGAAGGGGCTAGAGACCGCTGGCAGAAGCAAGGCATCAAAGTGGTAGTTGACAATGACCTGCAAGAAGAAGCCAATGCTGGAGTTACATGGCAGAATGCTGGAACTCAGTCCGTTGAATCGGCTGTTAACAGAGCTGAAACATTAGTGGACAAGCTCAAGGAAATGGCTGATACAGTGAGAGGGAAATCAAAAGAGACtattcatatgattattgaaaaaataatgttgCTGATCACCATGCTTAAGGAGTGGGCACAAAAGGCAGGCAGGCAAACAGTGGAGTTCAAGGATGCTACCATGTCGAAGATGGGAAGCTCAGTACAAGGAATACAGCAAAGCTCAGCTGAAGTTGGCTCGGCTTTCAAGGATGGTGTTAAGCGCTTCGCCGGTGATTGCAGGGACGGAGTCGAGAAAATCTCACAGAAATTCAAGACATGA